Genomic DNA from Atribacterota bacterium:
TTTTAGTAAAAAAAGAGTATTTATAGCAGTCAATTTAGATAATAAAATAAGAGATTATATTAGCACTATACAGGGAGATGTAATTAATGTAGAAGATTCGCAAATTAAAATAAAAATGGTTGAAAATAGTAATTTACATATTTCTTTAAAATTTTTAGGTGATTTGAATTCATTAGAAATAGAAAAAATATTGATTGCATTGCAAAAAGTATCATTTAAAACAAATTCTTTTAACATAAGTCTTTCAAAAGGAATTGGAGTATTTCCCAATTCTAAAAAGCCTAGAGTTCTTTGGATAGGTATCGAAAAAGGAGCAGAAGAATTAAAAAGAATACATTATTTTATAGAACAAGAACTGATAAATGAGTCATTTTATATCCGTGAAAAAATATTTACACCTCACATAACATTAGGAAGAATAAAATATATAAAATATCCATCCAAATTAATAGAATTAGAAAATAACATAAAATATAAGGATATTTCTCAAAAAATTAT
This window encodes:
- the thpR gene encoding RNA 2',3'-cyclic phosphodiesterase: MAVNLDNKIRDYISTIQGDVINVEDSQIKIKMVENSNLHISLKFLGDLNSLEIEKILIALQKVSFKTNSFNISLSKGIGVFPNSKKPRVLWIGIEKGAEELKRIHYFIEQELINESFYIREKIFTPHITLGRIKYIKYPSKLIELENNIKYKDISQKIISIDFMESNLTSKGPIYNKISYFPFLQ